In the Pyrococcus kukulkanii genome, one interval contains:
- a CDS encoding NAD(P)H-hydrate dehydratase: MRIEDVYIWDINAKWLGITPFQLMENAGAGVARVIEERFGKGLKIAVFCGTGNNGGDGFVAARHLSFENDVTVFLVGDEAKIRSEEAKLNWGILKNLEFVKVKVLKDSSQIKDLDLSSFNVIVDALLGAGTKGEPREPIKSAIEKINEYSGKAKIVSIDLPSGYPSEVRVECDLAITFQWDKEEFRDFERIIVKIGYPRELYHLVGPAHVKFAFKRKGEHKGQNGKLLIIGGSENYYGAPYLAAKAASYLVDLVFLLTPERVAKKITDPNLIIREVRGENLTARHVEEALKLAEKVDAIVLGPGIGINEATKAFVSEFLEKVNKPIVIDADGLKIVAEHKESLKGKAFVLTPHSGEFYTLFGVKPEGSLEERAKLVMEKAKEIEGTILLKGPIDIISDGNGWYYNKTGNKGMTTGGTGDVLAGTVGAFLALGNNPLRAAQAAAFLVGYAGDLLKEEKEEAYTAIDVAEKIPRALKDVIGF; this comes from the coding sequence ATGAGGATCGAAGACGTTTACATATGGGACATAAACGCTAAGTGGCTTGGGATAACTCCTTTCCAGCTAATGGAAAATGCAGGGGCCGGGGTTGCTAGAGTTATAGAGGAGAGATTTGGGAAGGGCCTTAAGATAGCTGTCTTCTGTGGAACTGGGAATAACGGAGGGGATGGGTTCGTTGCTGCAAGACACCTAAGTTTTGAGAATGATGTTACGGTCTTCCTTGTGGGGGATGAAGCAAAGATAAGGAGCGAAGAGGCTAAGCTTAACTGGGGCATACTCAAGAACCTTGAATTTGTAAAGGTAAAGGTACTAAAAGATTCAAGTCAGATAAAAGATTTGGACTTATCTAGTTTTAATGTAATAGTTGACGCTCTCCTTGGAGCTGGAACGAAGGGTGAACCCAGGGAACCGATAAAGTCAGCGATAGAGAAGATAAACGAATACTCCGGGAAGGCTAAGATTGTAAGTATTGACTTACCAAGCGGATATCCTTCCGAGGTAAGGGTAGAGTGTGATTTAGCAATTACATTTCAGTGGGATAAGGAAGAGTTCAGGGACTTTGAGAGGATCATAGTGAAGATAGGATATCCCAGGGAGCTGTACCACTTGGTAGGGCCAGCCCACGTCAAATTTGCGTTCAAGAGGAAAGGCGAACATAAGGGCCAGAATGGGAAGTTGCTCATCATAGGAGGTAGCGAAAACTATTATGGAGCTCCATACTTAGCTGCTAAAGCCGCAAGTTATCTCGTTGATCTTGTGTTCCTCCTAACTCCAGAGAGGGTCGCAAAGAAAATTACCGACCCCAATCTAATCATTAGAGAAGTTAGGGGTGAAAACCTAACGGCAAGACATGTAGAAGAGGCGTTGAAACTTGCTGAGAAAGTTGATGCTATAGTCCTGGGGCCGGGGATAGGAATAAATGAGGCAACAAAGGCTTTCGTTTCTGAATTCCTGGAGAAAGTGAATAAGCCTATCGTGATAGATGCAGACGGCCTTAAGATAGTGGCCGAACATAAGGAGTCATTAAAGGGCAAGGCTTTCGTGTTAACACCTCACTCAGGAGAGTTCTACACTCTTTTTGGGGTCAAGCCCGAGGGTTCTCTTGAGGAAAGGGCTAAACTTGTAATGGAAAAAGCCAAAGAAATTGAAGGAACGATACTCCTAAAGGGGCCAATTGACATTATAAGCGATGGAAATGGATGGTACTACAATAAAACTGGAAACAAGGGCATGACAACTGGGGGAACTGGAGACGTTTTAGCTGGAACCGTTGGAGCGTTCTTGGCTTTAGGCAATAACCCTCTAAGAGCAGCTCAAGCTGCCGCATTTCTCGTTGGGTACGCTGGAGATCTTCTAAAAGAAGAGAAAGAAGAGGCGTATACGGCAATTGATGTTGCGGAAAAGATACCAAGGGCATTAAAAGATGTTATAGGGTTTTAG
- the purL gene encoding phosphoribosylformylglycinamidine synthase subunit PurL, which translates to MFPHEEKYIRERLGREPNELEWAMLEVMWSEHASYKSSRPWLKLLPTKNEHVILGPGEDAGIIKFDDETWIVAGIESHNHPSAVEPYGGAATGVGGIVRDVLCMGARPIALLDPIRFGPLENDRNRYLFEYVVKGIADYGNRIGVPTVGGETEFDESLDNYTLVNVACIGIMRPEHLVHSYVTEAGLKLVLVGNRTGRDGIHGVTFASEELSENAEEEDRSAVQIPDPFTEKLLIEATLEVVYTGKVKALKDLGGGGLTCAASEMAGKKGFGAIIYADRIPLREPGMNVVEVMISESQERMLFAIRPEDVEILGKIFEKYGLEWAVVGETIEEPRFIVYWKGEKVADLPIDLLTDVPTIKWPLKKYKIEEDVETPQISLEEAFDRVWRSPNIIAKRWIWEQYDHEVQGRTVVKPGFDAAVLKINDEYGLAFVADGNPRHSYLNPYHGAMGAVAEVVRNLVSVGARPMALIDNLNFASPERPEVYWAFAETVRGLADAAKAFNLAYISGNVSFYNEVVDKPIKPTPVVAGLGKVKLEVIPKGPRRGDLIAVVGETKKELGGSELYRILGISKGVAPRVDLERERRNAYGVLELIESSLVSFVHDVSKGGIAVALAEISTWFNVGVSVKIKTNLKPVDFAFSESHGRYVITFPEESLEKVRRVLPVEVVGRIGGKEFELDINNEKVTKDVQWLRDIYWNELYRLMD; encoded by the coding sequence ATGTTCCCGCACGAGGAAAAGTACATTCGTGAGAGGCTAGGTAGGGAACCAAATGAACTTGAGTGGGCAATGCTTGAAGTAATGTGGAGCGAGCATGCATCTTACAAATCAAGTAGGCCTTGGCTCAAGCTTCTGCCCACGAAGAACGAGCACGTAATTCTTGGCCCAGGAGAAGATGCCGGGATAATAAAGTTCGATGATGAAACTTGGATAGTTGCCGGAATAGAGAGTCACAATCATCCCTCCGCCGTTGAACCTTACGGTGGGGCCGCAACTGGAGTTGGTGGGATTGTCAGGGATGTCCTTTGTATGGGGGCTAGGCCCATAGCGTTATTAGACCCGATAAGATTTGGGCCCCTTGAGAACGACAGGAACAGATACCTTTTCGAGTACGTGGTTAAAGGTATAGCTGATTACGGTAATAGAATTGGCGTTCCGACCGTTGGAGGAGAGACGGAGTTTGATGAGAGCTTAGATAATTACACACTCGTAAATGTGGCCTGTATAGGAATAATGAGACCAGAGCACTTAGTTCACAGCTACGTTACTGAGGCTGGATTAAAGCTCGTGTTGGTAGGTAATAGAACTGGGAGGGATGGAATTCACGGAGTTACGTTCGCTAGCGAAGAACTTAGTGAAAATGCTGAGGAAGAGGATCGCTCCGCCGTCCAGATCCCCGATCCCTTCACTGAAAAATTGTTGATAGAGGCAACTCTTGAAGTCGTGTACACGGGTAAAGTTAAGGCATTGAAGGACTTGGGTGGTGGCGGCTTAACCTGCGCCGCCTCCGAGATGGCCGGGAAGAAGGGCTTTGGGGCAATAATATACGCCGACAGGATTCCCTTGAGGGAGCCTGGAATGAATGTCGTTGAGGTTATGATTTCCGAGAGCCAAGAGAGGATGCTCTTTGCGATAAGGCCTGAGGACGTTGAAATCCTGGGGAAGATATTTGAGAAATATGGGCTTGAGTGGGCTGTTGTGGGAGAAACTATAGAGGAGCCCCGCTTTATCGTCTACTGGAAGGGCGAGAAGGTTGCAGATCTTCCCATTGATCTCCTCACTGACGTCCCCACGATTAAATGGCCCTTGAAAAAGTATAAGATTGAGGAGGACGTTGAAACTCCCCAAATTTCCTTGGAAGAAGCCTTCGATAGGGTTTGGAGGAGTCCGAACATTATAGCAAAGAGGTGGATTTGGGAGCAGTATGACCATGAAGTTCAGGGAAGAACCGTTGTAAAGCCTGGATTTGATGCCGCAGTTTTGAAGATAAACGATGAATATGGCCTAGCCTTTGTTGCCGATGGCAATCCCAGGCACAGCTATCTAAACCCCTATCACGGAGCCATGGGGGCGGTTGCCGAAGTCGTGAGGAATCTCGTTAGTGTTGGAGCTAGACCCATGGCATTAATCGATAACTTGAACTTTGCCTCTCCCGAAAGACCCGAAGTTTACTGGGCCTTTGCCGAGACCGTGAGGGGTTTAGCTGATGCAGCTAAAGCTTTCAACCTAGCTTACATAAGTGGGAACGTCAGCTTTTACAATGAGGTTGTGGATAAGCCAATAAAACCGACTCCAGTTGTAGCTGGCCTTGGAAAGGTTAAACTTGAAGTAATCCCTAAAGGTCCCAGGAGAGGAGATCTCATCGCCGTCGTGGGAGAAACTAAGAAGGAGCTTGGTGGTTCCGAGCTGTACAGGATTCTGGGAATCAGCAAGGGAGTAGCACCGAGGGTTGACCTTGAGAGAGAAAGAAGGAACGCCTACGGAGTTCTTGAACTCATCGAGAGTTCGCTGGTATCCTTTGTTCACGATGTATCAAAGGGTGGAATCGCAGTGGCTTTGGCAGAGATTAGCACGTGGTTCAACGTTGGGGTTTCTGTCAAAATTAAGACTAACTTAAAGCCAGTAGACTTCGCATTTAGTGAAAGCCATGGGAGGTATGTTATAACGTTCCCAGAGGAGAGCTTAGAGAAAGTTCGGAGAGTTCTCCCAGTTGAAGTTGTTGGACGTATCGGCGGGAAAGAATTTGAGTTAGATATAAACAATGAAAAAGTTACAAAGGACGTTCAATGGCTTCGGGATATCTACTGGAACGAACTGTACAGGCTTATGGACTAA
- the purQ gene encoding phosphoribosylformylglycinamidine synthase I: protein MPRFAVIVFPGTNCDFETVEAIRKAGGKAERVWYQESIKDYDGVVLPGGFSYADYLRAGAIAARQRIMEEVREFVEEGRPVLGICNGFQVLTESGILPGALRPNKIPRFICRWVYLKVVDTNTAFTRLYEPEEVIRMPIAHAEGNYYIDDPSKVRVVFQYSDEKGNITEDTNPNGSVLNIAGISNEKGNVLGMMPHPERASDRFLGSEDGLRVFRSMVEWVKR from the coding sequence ATGCCCAGGTTCGCAGTTATAGTCTTTCCAGGAACGAACTGTGACTTTGAAACAGTCGAGGCCATAAGGAAGGCGGGAGGAAAGGCTGAGAGAGTTTGGTATCAGGAGTCAATAAAGGACTATGATGGCGTTGTTCTTCCGGGAGGCTTCAGCTACGCTGATTATTTAAGAGCCGGAGCAATCGCGGCAAGGCAGAGGATAATGGAGGAAGTTAGGGAGTTCGTAGAGGAGGGAAGGCCCGTCCTTGGAATATGCAATGGCTTTCAGGTTCTAACTGAATCGGGGATTTTGCCTGGTGCCTTAAGACCGAACAAGATCCCGAGGTTCATCTGCAGATGGGTTTACCTTAAGGTAGTTGATACCAACACGGCATTTACACGGCTCTACGAGCCGGAGGAGGTCATCAGGATGCCGATAGCTCACGCTGAGGGTAACTATTACATTGATGACCCCTCAAAGGTTAGGGTGGTCTTCCAGTATAGTGATGAGAAGGGAAACATAACCGAAGATACGAATCCCAATGGATCAGTCTTGAACATAGCCGGGATAAGCAATGAGAAGGGCAACGTTTTAGGAATGATGCCTCATCCTGAAAGGGCAAGTGACAGGTTCCTGGGAAGCGAGGACGGGCTTAGGGTGTTTAGAAGCATGGTAGAGTGGGTTAAGAGGTGA
- the purS gene encoding phosphoribosylformylglycinamidine synthase subunit PurS — MKWRVRVLVRLKEGLNDPEGRVIGNALRNLGYKVEDLRVPKCFEFTLESERPEKEVEEMCKRLLANPLIHTWEYTIEPVK, encoded by the coding sequence GTGAAGTGGAGGGTTAGGGTTCTCGTCAGGCTGAAGGAGGGATTAAATGATCCAGAAGGGAGGGTTATAGGCAACGCACTCAGGAACCTTGGCTACAAGGTTGAGGATCTTAGGGTTCCTAAGTGCTTTGAGTTTACCCTAGAGAGCGAGAGGCCTGAGAAAGAAGTAGAAGAGATGTGCAAAAGGTTACTTGCAAATCCCCTGATCCACACTTGGGAGTACACAATTGAGCCGGTGAAATGA
- the pgiA gene encoding glucose-6-phosphate isomerase, with protein MYKEPLGVKVDFKTGIIPGAKKSVRRLSDMKGYFLDEKAWEEMVKDDDPVVYEVYAVEQEEKEGDLNFATTVLYPGKVGKEFFFTKGHFHAKKDRAEVYVALKGKGGMLLQTPEGEARWIPMEPGTVVYVPPYWAHRTVNTGDEPFIFLAIYPADAGHDYGTIAEKGFSKIVIEEDGEVKVVDNPRWKS; from the coding sequence ATGTACAAGGAGCCGCTTGGCGTAAAGGTAGACTTTAAAACTGGGATAATTCCTGGGGCCAAGAAGTCCGTGAGAAGATTAAGCGACATGAAGGGATACTTCTTGGATGAGAAAGCCTGGGAGGAAATGGTCAAGGATGATGATCCTGTGGTTTACGAAGTTTATGCGGTGGAGCAGGAGGAGAAGGAGGGTGACTTGAACTTTGCAACCACTGTTTTATACCCAGGGAAAGTCGGTAAGGAGTTCTTCTTCACCAAGGGGCATTTTCATGCCAAAAAAGATAGGGCTGAAGTTTACGTTGCACTAAAGGGTAAAGGAGGCATGCTCCTCCAAACTCCAGAAGGAGAAGCGAGATGGATTCCAATGGAACCTGGGACTGTAGTCTACGTCCCCCCTTACTGGGCTCATAGAACAGTTAACACTGGAGATGAACCGTTCATATTTCTCGCGATTTACCCGGCCGATGCAGGACATGACTATGGGACGATAGCAGAGAAAGGATTCAGCAAGATCGTTATAGAAGAGGACGGCGAAGTTAAGGTAGTTGACAATCCTAGGTGGAAGAGCTGA